One window of Calypte anna isolate BGI_N300 chromosome 9, bCalAnn1_v1.p, whole genome shotgun sequence genomic DNA carries:
- the SNED1 gene encoding sushi, nidogen and EGF-like domain-containing protein 1 isoform X5, translating to MGALAFWALLVALGEWLWAGGVVPLADFYPFGPTQGDAATRKQDDGGSELRPLSVPFPFFGAGHTGLYVNNNGIISFLKEVSQFTPVAFPISKDRRVVAAFWADVDNRRAGDVYYRESTDQPILERASRDIAQYFPEFPGFAAQWVFIATWYRVTFFGGSSFSPVNTFQIVLITDGKLSFTIFNYESITWTTGMHASSGGDFAGLGGIAAQAGFNAGDGKRYFNIPGSRTDDIADVEMTTNVGIPGRWVFRIDDAQVQVGGCSNTTSVCLTLRPCLNGGKCIEDCITGNPSYTCSCLAGFTGKRCHVDVDECLSHPCQNGATCLNGAGSFSCRCPPGFRGTICETEESPCESKVCQNGGRCQAANGTAVCVCQAGYTGADCQTEVNECESSPCLNGGHCVDLVDNYTCACLEPFVGQRCETDSSSCEGRSCRNRQTCNYIRPGRYICTCSPGYYGNNCQYGGPRVPGACLSHPCQNAGSCLETEQGYICECQEGYTGQDCRDKLSEGCECRNGGSCLEGNVTICQCPPGFFGLLCEFEVTTTPCNVNTQCPDGGYCMEYGGSYLCVCHTDYGTNHTMPSPCDSEPCLNGGSCEIHDDSYTCECPQGFLGKHCEKAKPRLCSTGPCRNGGTCREADGEYHCTCPYRFTGKHCEIGKPDPCASGPCQNGGTCFHYIGKYKCDCPPGYAGRHCEIVPSPCFLSPCENGATCEDLGAGYTCTCPVGYVGKHCQSEVDCGIPSEVKHAQASFSSTKVGSLAEYQCELGYTLSQHNHPRVCRLPGVWSDPPECDEIDECQSQPCLNGGQCKDRVAEFLCLCEPGYTGHHCESDVDECQSEPCKNGGTCRDLPGSFACYCPEGFVGIQCETEVDACESDPCQNGGGCESYRGSYLCVCPEGFFGYHCETASDPCFSSPCGSRGYCLPGNGTHSCTCKVSYTGKSCEKVKRNVNNKNDISKPVMLTTRTRPRPVEGFEIMNVTASAITVQWALHRLKHSAVSRVRVSIRQLGDLADRTVELNSSVAKYTFLDLQPGERYIIHVTTLSGLGTEDHPSESLAVAPFHVWTRPLPPQNLTASRVTATSVSLAWEQPPAGAVEGYIINVTTAQSVKSRYVPNGKLVSYTVRDLLPRQQYRLSVTAVQNTEQGQLHSEPIHLYVTTLQRDGAPERRWSQAGHSRVLRNRLPPALLPELRLLADHDTAEEPLPAPRFTELVDGRGRISTRFGTAQGKSITVKTQPEAPVKLENMEAPSQASLALQLRKTKSKSEGQNCSTNPCRNGGTCARDTKFYHCDCRPGFKGRLCELAACKKVPHSCTRLYSETKSFPMWEGGTCHYLYRRVYKVHQDICYKESCQSTGSEKTTSRKPSNSHTLKKP from the exons ATGGGGGCGTTGGCGTTCTGGGCCCTGCTGGTGGCCCTGGGCGAGTGGTTGTGGGCGGGTGGCGTGGTGCCGCTGGCGGATTTTTATCCCTTCGGGCCCACGCAAGGCGATGCAGCCACGCGGAAGCAGGACGACGGCGGCTCCGAGCTGCGGCCCCTCTCCgtccccttccctttcttcgGTGCGGGGCACACCGGCCTCTAT GTGAACAACAACGGGATCATCTCGTTCCTGAAGGAGGTTTCCCAGTTCACACCAGTGGCCTTCCCGATCTCCAAGGACCGGCGTGTGGTGGCTGCTTTCTGGGCTGATGTGGACAACCGGCGTGCGGGTGACGTCTATTACCGGGAGAGCACCGACCAGCCCATCTTGGAGAGAGCAAGCAGGGACATTGCACAGTATTTCCCTGAATTCCCGGGGTTTGCAGCACAGTGGGTCTTCATCGCCACCTGGTACCGAGTGACCTTCTTCGGGGGCAGTTCATTTTCACCA gtaaACACTTTCCAGATTGTCCTCATTACGGACGGCAAGCTCTCCTTCACCATCTTCAACTATGAGTCCATCACCTGGACCACGGGTATGCACGCCAGCAGTGGGGGGGACTTTGCCGGGCTCGGAGGCATCGCGGCACAG GCAGGTTTTAATGCTGGTGATGGAAAGCGCTACTTCAACATCCCCGGATCCCGCACCGATGACATCGCTGACGTGGAGATGACGACAAATGTGGGTATCCCCGGGCGCTGGGTGTTCAGAATCGATGATGCCCAGGTGCAAGTGGGGGGCTGCAGCAATACAA CCTCTGTCTGCCTGACGCTGCGGCCCTGCCTGAACGGGGGGAAGTGTATTGAGGACTGCATCACAGGGAACCCCTCCTAcacctgctcctgcctggctggCTTCACTGGGAAGAGGTGCCATGTTG ATGTGGATGAGTGTCTCTCCCACCCATGTCAGAATGGAGCCACCTGCCTCAATGGTGCTGGCAGCTTCAGCTGCAGGTGCCCACCAGGCTTCAGAGGCACCATCTGTGAGACTG AAGAGTCACCATGTGAGAGCAAGGTGTGCCAGAATGGTGGGAGGTGCCAGGCAGCAAATGGGACggcagtgtgtgtgtgccaggCGGGGTACACGGGGGCAGACTGCCAGACAG AGGTGAACGAGTGTGAGTCCAGCCCCTGCCTGAACGGTGGGCACTGTGTCGACCTGGTTGATAACTACACCTGTGCATGCCTGGAGCCCTTCGTGGGACAGCGCTGTGAGACAG ACTCATCATCTTGtgagggcaggagctgcagaaaccGTCAGACATGCAACTACATCCGCCCTGGCCGCTACATCTGCACCTGCTCCCCGGGTTATTATGGCAATAACTGCCAGTATG GAGGGCCCCGTGTGCCCGGTGCCTGCCTCTCCCACCCATGCCAGaatgcaggcagctgcctggagACAGAACAGGGCTACATCTGTGAATGCCAGGAGGGATACACTGGGCAGGACTGTCGAGACA AGCTCTCAGAGGGCTGTGAATGTCGCAATGGAGGCAGCTGTCTGGAGGGAAATGTCACCATCTGCCAGTGCCCACCTGGGTTCTTTGGTCTCCTCTGTGAATTCG AAGTGACCACCACACCGTGCAACGTGAACACGCAGTGCCCGGATGGTGGGTACTGCATGGAGTATGGTGGGAGCTACCTCTGCGTCTGCCACACGGACTACGGCACCAACCACA CCATGCCATCCCCCTGTGACTCGGAGCCCTGCCTGAATGGGGGGTCCTGTGAGATTCATGACGACTCCTACACCTGCGAGTGTCCTCAAGGCTTCCTTGGCAAACACTGTGAGAAAG CCAAGCCGCGGCTCTGCAGCACGGGGCCCTGTCGCAACGGGGGCACCTGCAGGGAGGCAGATGGCGAGTACCACTGCACCTGCCCTTACCGCTTCACGGGCAAGCACTGCGAGATCG GTAAGCCGGACCCCTGTGCCTCAGGGCCCTGCCAGAACGGGGGCACCTGCTTTCACTACATCGGCAAGTACAAGTGTGACTGTCCCCCGGGCTACGCCGGCCGGCACTGTGAGATCG TGCCCTCCCCGTGCTTTCTGAGCCCCTGTGAGAACGGTGCTACCTGCGAGGACCTTGGAGCTGGCTACACGTGCACGTGCCCTGTGGGCTATGTAGGGAAGCACTGCCAGTCTG AGGTTGACTGTGGCATCCCCAGCGAGGTGAAGCATGCCCAGGCCTCCTTCAGTTCCACCAAAGTGGGCTCGCTGGCTGAATACCAGTGTGAGCTGGGCTACACTCTCAGTCAGCACAACCACCCTCGTGTCTGCCGCTTGCCTGGCGTCTGGAGTGACCCCCCCGAATGTGATG AGATCGATGAGTGCCAGTCCCAGCCATGCCTGAATGGCGGCCAGTGCAAGGACCGCGTTGCAGagttcctctgcctgtgtgAGCCAGGTTACACTGGCCACCACTGTGAATCAG ATGTGGACGAGTGCCAGTCAGAGCCCTGTAAGAATGGCGGAACCTGCCGAGACCTGCCCGGGTCTTTTGCTTGCTACTGTCCTGAGGGCTTTGTGGGGATTCAGTGTGAGACAG aaGTGGATGCCTGCGAGTCGGACCCTTGCCAAAATGGAGGGGGGTGCGAGAGCTACAGGGGCTCCTACCTCTGTGTGTGCCCAGAAGGTTTCTTCGGCTATCACTGTGAGACAG ccagTGACCCGTGCTTCTCCAGCCCCTGCGGGAGCAGAGGCTACTGCCTGCCTGGCAATGGCACCCACAGCTGCACCTGCAAAGTCAGCTACACAGGCAAGAGCTGCGAAAAAG tcAAACGCAACGTGAACAACAAGAATGATATCAGCAAGCCCGTCATGCTCACCACGCGCACTA GACCGCGTCCGGTGGAAGGCTTTGAGATCATGAACGTGACGGCCAGCGCCATCACGGTGCAATGGGCTCTCCACCGGCTCAAGCACTCCGCAGTCAGCAGGGTGCGGGTCTCCATCCGCCAGCTGGGGGACCTGGCAGACCGCACTGTGGAGCTGAACAGCAGTGTGGCCAAGTACACCTTCCT GGACCTGCAGCCAGGAGAGAGGTACATCATCCATGTCACAACACTGAGTGGCCTGGGGACGGAAGACCACCCCTCAGAAAGCCTGGCCGTGGCCCCTTTCCATGTGTGGACGA GGCCTCTCCCCCCTCAAAACCTCACTGCCTCCCGTGTCACCGCCACCTCCGTGTCTCTGGCATGGGAACAGCCTCCTGCCGGCGCCGTGGAGGGGTACATCATCAATGTCACCACTGCCCAGAGCGTGAAGAGCCGCTACGTGCCCAACGGGAAGCTCGTGTCCTACACGGTGCGGGacctgctccccaggcagcagtaCCGCCTGTCTGTGACAGCTGTACAGAACACGGAGCAGGGACAGCTGCACAGCGAGCCCATCCACCTCTACGTCACCACCT TGCAGAGGGATGGGGCTCCAGAGAGACGGTGGAGCCAAGCTGGTCACTCCCGAGTCCTCCGCAACAGGCTgcccccagctctcctgcctgAGCTCCGCTTGTTAGCAGATCATGACACAGCTGAGGAGCCCTTGCCAGCCCCCAG GTTCACAGAGCTGGTGGATGGCAGAGGGAGAATCAGTACCAGGTTTGGCACTGCACAGGGCAAATCCATCACTGTGAAGACAC AGCCAGAGGCTCCAGTGAAGCTGGAGAATATGGAGGCGCCCAGCCAGGCCAGTCTGGCACTGCAGCTGCGCAAGACAAAGAGCAAGA GCGAGGGGCAGAACTGTTCCACAAACCCCTGCAGGAATGGAGGCACCTGTGCCAGAGATACCAAATTCTACCACTGTGACTGCCGCCCGGGCTTCAAGGGCCGGCTCTGCGAGCTGG CAGCCTGCAAGAAGGTGCCACACTCATGCACGCGGCTGTACTCGGAAACCAAGTCATTCCCCATGTGGGAAGGAGGCACCTGCCACTACCT GTACAGAAGAGTCTACAAGGTACACCAGGACATCTGCTACAAGGAGAGCTGCCAGAGCACTGGTTCTGAGAAGACAACCAGCAG aaaacCAAGCAACAGTCACACACTGAAGAAGCCGTAG
- the SNED1 gene encoding sushi, nidogen and EGF-like domain-containing protein 1 isoform X4, producing the protein MGALAFWALLVALGEWLWAGGVVPLADFYPFGPTQGDAATRKQDDGGSELRPLSVPFPFFGAGHTGLYVNNNGIISFLKEVSQFTPVAFPISKDRRVVAAFWADVDNRRAGDVYYRESTDQPILERASRDIAQYFPEFPGFAAQWVFIATWYRVTFFGGSSFSPVNTFQIVLITDGKLSFTIFNYESITWTTGMHASSGGDFAGLGGIAAQAGFNAGDGKRYFNIPGSRTDDIADVEMTTNVGIPGRWVFRIDDAQVQVGGCSNTTSVCLTLRPCLNGGKCIEDCITGNPSYTCSCLAGFTGKRCHVDVDECLSHPCQNGATCLNGAGSFSCRCPPGFRGTICETEESPCESKVCQNGGRCQAANGTAVCVCQAGYTGADCQTEVNECESSPCLNGGHCVDLVDNYTCACLEPFVGQRCETDSSSCEGRSCRNRQTCNYIRPGRYICTCSPGYYGNNCQYGGPRVPGACLSHPCQNAGSCLETEQGYICECQEGYTGQDCRDKLSEGCECRNGGSCLEGNVTICQCPPGFFGLLCEFEVTTTPCNVNTQCPDGGYCMEYGGSYLCVCHTDYGTNHTMPSPCDSEPCLNGGSCEIHDDSYTCECPQGFLGKHCEKGKPDPCASGPCQNGGTCFHYIGKYKCDCPPGYAGRHCEIVPSPCFLSPCENGATCEDLGAGYTCTCPVGYVGKHCQSEVDCGIPSEVKHAQASFSSTKVGSLAEYQCELGYTLSQHNHPRVCRLPGVWSDPPECDEIDECQSQPCLNGGQCKDRVAEFLCLCEPGYTGHHCESDVDECQSEPCKNGGTCRDLPGSFACYCPEGFVGIQCETEVDACESDPCQNGGGCESYRGSYLCVCPEGFFGYHCETASDPCFSSPCGSRGYCLPGNGTHSCTCKVSYTGKSCEKELLPPTSLKVERVEDTGVLISWHPPEDAAARQLIDGYAVTYVSLDGSYRRTDFVDRSRSAHQLLALASGRAYNISVFSVKRNVNNKNDISKPVMLTTRTRPRPVEGFEIMNVTASAITVQWALHRLKHSAVSRVRVSIRQLGDLADRTVELNSSVAKYTFLDLQPGERYIIHVTTLSGLGTEDHPSESLAVAPFHVWTRPLPPQNLTASRVTATSVSLAWEQPPAGAVEGYIINVTTAQSVKSRYVPNGKLVSYTVRDLLPRQQYRLSVTAVQNTEQGQLHSEPIHLYVTTLQRDGAPERRWSQAGHSRVLRNRLPPALLPELRLLADHDTAEEPLPAPRFTELVDGRGRISTRFGTAQGKSITVKTQPEAPVKLENMEAPSQASLALQLRKTKSKSEGQNCSTNPCRNGGTCARDTKFYHCDCRPGFKGRLCELAACKKVPHSCTRLYSETKSFPMWEGGTCHYLYRRVYKVHQDICYKESCQSTGSEKTTSRKPSNSHTLKKP; encoded by the exons ATGGGGGCGTTGGCGTTCTGGGCCCTGCTGGTGGCCCTGGGCGAGTGGTTGTGGGCGGGTGGCGTGGTGCCGCTGGCGGATTTTTATCCCTTCGGGCCCACGCAAGGCGATGCAGCCACGCGGAAGCAGGACGACGGCGGCTCCGAGCTGCGGCCCCTCTCCgtccccttccctttcttcgGTGCGGGGCACACCGGCCTCTAT GTGAACAACAACGGGATCATCTCGTTCCTGAAGGAGGTTTCCCAGTTCACACCAGTGGCCTTCCCGATCTCCAAGGACCGGCGTGTGGTGGCTGCTTTCTGGGCTGATGTGGACAACCGGCGTGCGGGTGACGTCTATTACCGGGAGAGCACCGACCAGCCCATCTTGGAGAGAGCAAGCAGGGACATTGCACAGTATTTCCCTGAATTCCCGGGGTTTGCAGCACAGTGGGTCTTCATCGCCACCTGGTACCGAGTGACCTTCTTCGGGGGCAGTTCATTTTCACCA gtaaACACTTTCCAGATTGTCCTCATTACGGACGGCAAGCTCTCCTTCACCATCTTCAACTATGAGTCCATCACCTGGACCACGGGTATGCACGCCAGCAGTGGGGGGGACTTTGCCGGGCTCGGAGGCATCGCGGCACAG GCAGGTTTTAATGCTGGTGATGGAAAGCGCTACTTCAACATCCCCGGATCCCGCACCGATGACATCGCTGACGTGGAGATGACGACAAATGTGGGTATCCCCGGGCGCTGGGTGTTCAGAATCGATGATGCCCAGGTGCAAGTGGGGGGCTGCAGCAATACAA CCTCTGTCTGCCTGACGCTGCGGCCCTGCCTGAACGGGGGGAAGTGTATTGAGGACTGCATCACAGGGAACCCCTCCTAcacctgctcctgcctggctggCTTCACTGGGAAGAGGTGCCATGTTG ATGTGGATGAGTGTCTCTCCCACCCATGTCAGAATGGAGCCACCTGCCTCAATGGTGCTGGCAGCTTCAGCTGCAGGTGCCCACCAGGCTTCAGAGGCACCATCTGTGAGACTG AAGAGTCACCATGTGAGAGCAAGGTGTGCCAGAATGGTGGGAGGTGCCAGGCAGCAAATGGGACggcagtgtgtgtgtgccaggCGGGGTACACGGGGGCAGACTGCCAGACAG AGGTGAACGAGTGTGAGTCCAGCCCCTGCCTGAACGGTGGGCACTGTGTCGACCTGGTTGATAACTACACCTGTGCATGCCTGGAGCCCTTCGTGGGACAGCGCTGTGAGACAG ACTCATCATCTTGtgagggcaggagctgcagaaaccGTCAGACATGCAACTACATCCGCCCTGGCCGCTACATCTGCACCTGCTCCCCGGGTTATTATGGCAATAACTGCCAGTATG GAGGGCCCCGTGTGCCCGGTGCCTGCCTCTCCCACCCATGCCAGaatgcaggcagctgcctggagACAGAACAGGGCTACATCTGTGAATGCCAGGAGGGATACACTGGGCAGGACTGTCGAGACA AGCTCTCAGAGGGCTGTGAATGTCGCAATGGAGGCAGCTGTCTGGAGGGAAATGTCACCATCTGCCAGTGCCCACCTGGGTTCTTTGGTCTCCTCTGTGAATTCG AAGTGACCACCACACCGTGCAACGTGAACACGCAGTGCCCGGATGGTGGGTACTGCATGGAGTATGGTGGGAGCTACCTCTGCGTCTGCCACACGGACTACGGCACCAACCACA CCATGCCATCCCCCTGTGACTCGGAGCCCTGCCTGAATGGGGGGTCCTGTGAGATTCATGACGACTCCTACACCTGCGAGTGTCCTCAAGGCTTCCTTGGCAAACACTGTGAGAAAG GTAAGCCGGACCCCTGTGCCTCAGGGCCCTGCCAGAACGGGGGCACCTGCTTTCACTACATCGGCAAGTACAAGTGTGACTGTCCCCCGGGCTACGCCGGCCGGCACTGTGAGATCG TGCCCTCCCCGTGCTTTCTGAGCCCCTGTGAGAACGGTGCTACCTGCGAGGACCTTGGAGCTGGCTACACGTGCACGTGCCCTGTGGGCTATGTAGGGAAGCACTGCCAGTCTG AGGTTGACTGTGGCATCCCCAGCGAGGTGAAGCATGCCCAGGCCTCCTTCAGTTCCACCAAAGTGGGCTCGCTGGCTGAATACCAGTGTGAGCTGGGCTACACTCTCAGTCAGCACAACCACCCTCGTGTCTGCCGCTTGCCTGGCGTCTGGAGTGACCCCCCCGAATGTGATG AGATCGATGAGTGCCAGTCCCAGCCATGCCTGAATGGCGGCCAGTGCAAGGACCGCGTTGCAGagttcctctgcctgtgtgAGCCAGGTTACACTGGCCACCACTGTGAATCAG ATGTGGACGAGTGCCAGTCAGAGCCCTGTAAGAATGGCGGAACCTGCCGAGACCTGCCCGGGTCTTTTGCTTGCTACTGTCCTGAGGGCTTTGTGGGGATTCAGTGTGAGACAG aaGTGGATGCCTGCGAGTCGGACCCTTGCCAAAATGGAGGGGGGTGCGAGAGCTACAGGGGCTCCTACCTCTGTGTGTGCCCAGAAGGTTTCTTCGGCTATCACTGTGAGACAG ccagTGACCCGTGCTTCTCCAGCCCCTGCGGGAGCAGAGGCTACTGCCTGCCTGGCAATGGCACCCACAGCTGCACCTGCAAAGTCAGCTACACAGGCAAGAGCTGCGAAAAAG AATTGCTGCCACCAACCTCATTAAAGGTGGAAAGGGTGGAGGACACTGGTGTGTTGATTTCTTGGCACCCACCTGAGGACGCAGCCGCCAGGCAACTCATTGACGGCTACGCCGTGACGTACGTATCCCTCGACGGCTCTTACCGCAGGACAGATTTTGTGGACCGAAGTCGTTCTGCCCACCAATTGCTGGCACTAGCCTCTGGCAGAGCCTAcaatatttctgtcttttcagtcAAACGCAACGTGAACAACAAGAATGATATCAGCAAGCCCGTCATGCTCACCACGCGCACTA GACCGCGTCCGGTGGAAGGCTTTGAGATCATGAACGTGACGGCCAGCGCCATCACGGTGCAATGGGCTCTCCACCGGCTCAAGCACTCCGCAGTCAGCAGGGTGCGGGTCTCCATCCGCCAGCTGGGGGACCTGGCAGACCGCACTGTGGAGCTGAACAGCAGTGTGGCCAAGTACACCTTCCT GGACCTGCAGCCAGGAGAGAGGTACATCATCCATGTCACAACACTGAGTGGCCTGGGGACGGAAGACCACCCCTCAGAAAGCCTGGCCGTGGCCCCTTTCCATGTGTGGACGA GGCCTCTCCCCCCTCAAAACCTCACTGCCTCCCGTGTCACCGCCACCTCCGTGTCTCTGGCATGGGAACAGCCTCCTGCCGGCGCCGTGGAGGGGTACATCATCAATGTCACCACTGCCCAGAGCGTGAAGAGCCGCTACGTGCCCAACGGGAAGCTCGTGTCCTACACGGTGCGGGacctgctccccaggcagcagtaCCGCCTGTCTGTGACAGCTGTACAGAACACGGAGCAGGGACAGCTGCACAGCGAGCCCATCCACCTCTACGTCACCACCT TGCAGAGGGATGGGGCTCCAGAGAGACGGTGGAGCCAAGCTGGTCACTCCCGAGTCCTCCGCAACAGGCTgcccccagctctcctgcctgAGCTCCGCTTGTTAGCAGATCATGACACAGCTGAGGAGCCCTTGCCAGCCCCCAG GTTCACAGAGCTGGTGGATGGCAGAGGGAGAATCAGTACCAGGTTTGGCACTGCACAGGGCAAATCCATCACTGTGAAGACAC AGCCAGAGGCTCCAGTGAAGCTGGAGAATATGGAGGCGCCCAGCCAGGCCAGTCTGGCACTGCAGCTGCGCAAGACAAAGAGCAAGA GCGAGGGGCAGAACTGTTCCACAAACCCCTGCAGGAATGGAGGCACCTGTGCCAGAGATACCAAATTCTACCACTGTGACTGCCGCCCGGGCTTCAAGGGCCGGCTCTGCGAGCTGG CAGCCTGCAAGAAGGTGCCACACTCATGCACGCGGCTGTACTCGGAAACCAAGTCATTCCCCATGTGGGAAGGAGGCACCTGCCACTACCT GTACAGAAGAGTCTACAAGGTACACCAGGACATCTGCTACAAGGAGAGCTGCCAGAGCACTGGTTCTGAGAAGACAACCAGCAG aaaacCAAGCAACAGTCACACACTGAAGAAGCCGTAG